In Leptodesmis sichuanensis A121, the following are encoded in one genomic region:
- a CDS encoding 6-pyruvoyl trahydropterin synthase family protein, with protein sequence MPKWKLSTEFTFDAAHFIRDYDGPCGRMHGHTYRVQIEATSSQLHASEYCPHPVMVADFRMLRWAKQDLLKGGLDHSANPSNLSWAEDQAAQIPTDVVKLLQPEWGTPDSYSLIFEYVLSHPEWRISLQTHKFTNIR encoded by the coding sequence ATGCCCAAATGGAAACTTTCTACGGAGTTCACCTTTGATGCCGCCCACTTCATCCGAGACTATGACGGTCCCTGTGGGCGGATGCATGGGCATACCTACCGAGTACAGATTGAGGCAACCTCTAGCCAGCTTCATGCCTCAGAGTACTGTCCTCATCCCGTCATGGTGGCTGACTTCCGCATGCTGCGTTGGGCAAAGCAAGATCTGCTGAAAGGCGGGCTTGACCATTCAGCTAACCCGTCTAATCTGTCATGGGCAGAGGATCAGGCTGCCCAAATTCCAACCGATGTGGTCAAACTTCTACAACCGGAATGGGGTACACCTGATAGCTACTCGCTCATCTTTGAGTATGTTCTCAGTCACCCGGAGTGGCGAATCAGCTTACAAACCCATAAATTCACCAACATTCGATAA
- the queC gene encoding 7-cyano-7-deazaguanine synthase QueC — MNTPKAVVLLSGGLDSATSAAQAIADGYELIALSLHYGQRHDRELVAAKRVAEHLGIKEHFVVDVNLAQWGGSALTDQTVEVPTDGVQPGVIPVTYVPGRNTVFLAIALSLAEAKGAEAIYLGINAVDYSGYPDCRPEYLEAVQHLTTLSSKTGLEGKAPKLVAPLVMDSKVDIVRRALQLGVPIALTWSCYQGQAEPCGLCDSCRIRDQALIDAGRPDLATLVGRELYDQEAQCLIPVS; from the coding sequence ATGAATACCCCCAAAGCAGTTGTTTTATTGTCTGGTGGTCTAGATTCGGCAACCTCTGCGGCTCAGGCGATCGCCGATGGTTATGAATTAATTGCTCTGTCGCTCCACTACGGTCAACGGCACGATCGTGAACTGGTTGCCGCTAAACGGGTCGCTGAGCATTTGGGGATCAAGGAACACTTTGTGGTCGATGTGAACTTGGCGCAGTGGGGCGGTTCTGCCCTCACTGACCAAACCGTAGAAGTGCCTACCGATGGTGTGCAACCTGGAGTCATACCTGTCACTTATGTGCCAGGGCGAAATACGGTTTTTCTAGCGATCGCCCTCTCGCTAGCGGAAGCCAAAGGAGCCGAGGCAATTTATTTGGGAATCAACGCAGTGGACTACTCCGGCTATCCTGACTGCCGACCGGAGTATCTGGAAGCTGTTCAGCACCTCACCACCCTTTCCTCCAAAACTGGACTGGAAGGTAAAGCTCCCAAGCTTGTCGCGCCCTTGGTGATGGATTCTAAGGTGGACATTGTGCGTCGGGCTTTACAGTTAGGAGTGCCTATTGCACTGACGTGGTCTTGCTATCAAGGACAAGCAGAACCTTGTGGATTGTGTGACTCATGCCGGATTCGGGATCAGGCTTTAATTGACGCGGGTAGACCTGATCTGGCAACGTTAGTAGGTCGTGAGTTGTATGATCAGGAAGCCCAATGCCTTATCCCCGTGTCTTAG
- a CDS encoding Uma2 family endonuclease yields the protein MIVTVSQPITLEEFLKLPETKPANEYIDGEIIQKPISKGRHSSLQSELCTHVNQAAKTQKIAYAFPELRCTFGGRSIGVHPTFAMSISA from the coding sequence ATGATTGTTACAGTATCTCAACCTATTACCCTGGAAGAGTTTCTCAAACTCCCTGAAACCAAACCAGCCAATGAATATATTGATGGTGAAATCATCCAAAAACCAATATCCAAAGGAAGACATAGTAGTTTACAAAGTGAGCTTTGCACCCATGTCAATCAAGCTGCAAAGACTCAAAAAATTGCCTATGCCTTTCCAGAACTAAGGTGTACATTTGGTGGTCGTTCCATCGGAGTGCATCCCACATTTGCGATGAGTATAAGTGCTTAG
- a CDS encoding ISKra4 family transposase (programmed frameshift) — protein MDAEKKAQIQAHARALAALLYEETDPEQVKTLAGIEVAVRGHLLEHVGPELGGFFIATSSGTTSGRKRSLDSIVGRLHLSEKQAQILEVKAYTRWSPYLEQCCLLLSANESYERAAEDIEVLTGVKVTHSTQQRLVHRQTFELPQVAGVVEEMSVDGGKVRLRTPQGQPSEWRDYKGVNLHECCVAAFFQDNEQLVNWVNPQPLSDPLTCLGDGHDGIWNIYAQIGTTTQRREILDWYHLIENLGKVGGSQQRLAVVEACLWQGDVEGAIIQFEDWQHERVATFIAYLNKHRQRIVNYGYYQAEGISIGSGAIESTVKQVGRRVKISGAQWEKGNVPQVLKQRCAYLNGQFSK, from the exons ATGGACGCTGAGAAAAAAGCCCAAATTCAAGCCCATGCTCGTGCCCTTGCCGCTCTGCTGTACGAGGAAACCGACCCGGAGCAAGTAAAAACATTAGCAGGGATTGAGGTAGCAGTAAGAGGGCATCTGCTGGAACACGTCGGTCCAGAACTCGGGG GATTTTTTATTGCAACAAGCAGCGGCACCACAAGTGGACGAAAGCGCAGCCTCGACAGTATCGTCGGACGACTGCACTTGAGCGAGAAACAGGCACAAATTCTGGAGGTGAAAGCCTACACACGCTGGAGTCCTTACCTGGAGCAGTGTTGTTTGTTGCTCAGTGCCAACGAGTCGTATGAGCGAGCGGCAGAAGACATCGAAGTGTTGACTGGGGTGAAGGTTACTCACAGCACTCAACAACGATTAGTCCATCGTCAAACCTTCGAGTTACCGCAAGTGGCAGGAGTGGTTGAGGAGATGAGTGTAGACGGCGGCAAAGTACGATTGCGAACCCCTCAAGGACAACCGAGTGAATGGCGAGATTACAAGGGGGTGAATCTGCACGAGTGCTGTGTGGCTGCTTTTTTCCAGGATAACGAGCAATTGGTTAACTGGGTCAACCCTCAACCCTTGTCTGACCCGCTCACTTGCTTAGGAGATGGGCACGATGGGATCTGGAATATTTATGCCCAGATCGGCACCACGACCCAAAGACGGGAGATTTTGGATTGGTATCACCTCATCGAGAATTTGGGCAAGGTGGGTGGTTCCCAGCAACGTTTAGCGGTGGTGGAAGCCTGCTTGTGGCAGGGCGATGTCGAGGGAGCGATCATCCAGTTTGAGGATTGGCAACACGAGCGGGTTGCGACTTTCATTGCCTATCTCAACAAGCATCGACAGCGGATTGTCAACTATGGCTATTATCAAGCCGAAGGCATTTCCATTGGTTCTGGTGCAATTGAATCAACGGTCAAACAAGTCGGGCGGCGCGTCAAGATATCGGGGGCGCAGTGGGAAAAGGGTAACGTACCACAGGTGCTGAAGCAACGCTGTGCTTACCTTAATGGGCAATTCTCAAAATGA
- a CDS encoding Uma2 family endonuclease: MHSSIVPDIAVFQWQHIPFSTEGQILDDFNLPPDWTIEILSPEQKPNKVIGNILHCLKYGCRLGWFIDPDDGSVLAFLPGQQPELMQGSDRLPVLEEIHLELTIDQVFSWLLMGK; this comes from the coding sequence ATGCACTCTTCCATCGTTCCAGATATAGCCGTATTTCAATGGCAGCACATTCCTTTCAGCACCGAAGGGCAAATCCTGGACGACTTTAATTTGCCTCCAGATTGGACCATTGAGATTCTCTCTCCCGAGCAGAAACCCAACAAGGTGATTGGTAATATTCTCCACTGTCTGAAGTATGGATGTCGATTGGGATGGTTTATCGATCCAGATGATGGCAGTGTGTTGGCATTTTTACCCGGTCAACAACCTGAATTGATGCAAGGGAGCGATCGTCTACCAGTACTTGAAGAGATTCATTTAGAGTTAACCATTGATCAAGTTTTTAGCTGGCTTTTAATGGGGAAGTAA
- a CDS encoding QcrA and Rieske domain-containing protein, giving the protein MDRRNFLGWVGVGWLASCLPIALVACSSKESGPPPTATTPIGPRRPDGYYSVATVSELNQTGQLLVKNFPAGAVLLVRNADASNSVSALNPTCTHRGCEVAWKADQNAFVCPCHHAKFSATGEVLASPAKHPLKTYAAKIEGDSVLVKSA; this is encoded by the coding sequence ATGGATCGTCGTAATTTTCTTGGTTGGGTAGGAGTCGGCTGGTTAGCCAGTTGTTTACCGATCGCGCTTGTCGCTTGCTCTTCTAAAGAGTCAGGCCCACCACCAACCGCCACTACTCCGATCGGCCCTCGTCGTCCAGATGGTTATTACTCCGTTGCCACCGTCTCTGAGTTAAATCAAACCGGCCAGCTACTGGTAAAAAACTTCCCTGCCGGAGCCGTCTTATTAGTCCGAAATGCGGATGCATCCAATTCTGTGTCTGCGCTCAACCCAACCTGCACTCATCGGGGCTGTGAGGTTGCCTGGAAAGCGGATCAAAATGCCTTTGTCTGTCCCTGTCACCATGCCAAATTCAGTGCGACAGGTGAGGTTCTGGCTAGTCCGGCTAAACACCCTCTCAAGACCTATGCTGCCAAAATTGAAGGAGACTCTGTCTTGGTGAAAAGCGCTTAA
- a CDS encoding heavy metal-responsive transcriptional regulator has product MNYTLTQPLLKIGEVATFSGLSVKTIRYYEQLGLLAPNVIRSDTKYRLFDPGVMERLSFIKRAQSLGLALTEIKAILAVHDQGVLPCHEVKQHLQEKLKLIDQQIQSLISLRSELQELLSHWQENPPAHLVAHRICPNIQAENAE; this is encoded by the coding sequence ATGAATTACACATTGACCCAGCCGCTTTTAAAAATTGGGGAAGTTGCAACATTTAGTGGGTTATCCGTCAAAACCATCCGTTACTATGAGCAACTTGGCTTATTAGCGCCCAATGTCATTCGTTCCGATACTAAATATCGCCTCTTTGATCCTGGAGTGATGGAGCGGTTGAGTTTCATTAAACGGGCTCAGTCACTGGGGTTGGCTCTGACAGAAATCAAAGCAATTCTTGCTGTGCATGATCAGGGGGTTCTACCGTGTCATGAGGTCAAACAGCATCTGCAAGAAAAGCTTAAACTGATTGATCAGCAAATTCAATCGCTGATTTCGCTGCGATCGGAACTGCAGGAATTGTTATCCCACTGGCAAGAAAATCCCCCTGCCCATCTAGTGGCTCATCGGATTTGTCCCAATATTCAAGCCGAAAATGCAGAGTAA
- a CDS encoding 16S rRNA (cytosine(967)-C(5))-methyltransferase: protein MSTNSRQLAFQALRSIQRGAFADVAVDQALQHSQLSPPDKGLFTELVYGCVRRQRTLDALIDQLGKKKSHQQPPDLRQILHLGLYQLRYLSQIPVSAAVNTTVDLAKQNGFAGLAGVVNGVLRQYVRMRGDRGDGEGACLADPLQLPMNSVQRLGMLHSYPDWIVQVWLEQFGLEETEQLCQWMNQPPAIVLRINRLKTSIEQVEAAMAAAGVAVKRMPPLPQALQLVEHEGAIQDLPGFPAGWWMVQDGSAQLVSHFLDPQPGEIVIDACAAPGGKSIHMAELMQDQGVIWACDKTESRLKKLQQNCDRLGIHSVQIHLGDSRCIPEFVNQGDRVLLDAPCSGLGTLHRHADARWRQTPASVAELVQLQTELLEQAATWVKPGGTLVYATCTLNPAENEDRVQNFLNHHPAWRLIPPTSGSLASQFASAAGWLKVLPHHWKMDGFFMARLEKSCR, encoded by the coding sequence TTGTCCACAAATTCCCGTCAACTGGCCTTTCAAGCTCTGCGTTCCATTCAACGGGGAGCTTTTGCCGATGTTGCTGTCGATCAAGCCTTGCAACACAGTCAACTGAGCCCTCCTGATAAAGGATTGTTTACAGAACTGGTGTATGGCTGTGTTCGCAGGCAACGCACTTTGGATGCCCTGATTGATCAATTGGGCAAAAAGAAAAGTCATCAGCAACCCCCTGATCTGCGTCAGATTCTTCATCTGGGTTTGTATCAACTGCGCTACCTGAGTCAGATTCCGGTATCGGCAGCGGTCAATACCACCGTTGATCTCGCCAAGCAAAACGGTTTTGCAGGGCTGGCAGGTGTGGTAAATGGAGTCTTACGGCAGTATGTCAGGATGCGAGGAGATAGGGGAGATGGGGAAGGGGCGTGTCTGGCTGATCCTTTGCAGCTACCTATGAATTCTGTGCAGCGGCTTGGGATGCTTCACAGTTACCCGGACTGGATTGTGCAGGTTTGGTTAGAACAGTTTGGCCTGGAGGAAACCGAGCAACTGTGCCAGTGGATGAACCAGCCTCCTGCGATCGTTCTGCGGATCAATCGACTTAAAACCTCTATAGAACAGGTAGAGGCAGCGATGGCAGCGGCGGGTGTCGCTGTGAAGCGAATGCCACCGTTGCCTCAAGCCCTGCAACTGGTTGAGCATGAGGGAGCAATTCAGGATTTACCTGGTTTTCCAGCAGGGTGGTGGATGGTTCAAGATGGTAGCGCCCAACTGGTCAGCCATTTCCTGGATCCGCAACCGGGTGAAATCGTGATCGATGCTTGTGCGGCTCCAGGGGGAAAATCCATCCACATGGCAGAATTAATGCAGGATCAGGGAGTAATTTGGGCTTGCGATAAGACTGAATCGCGGTTGAAAAAACTGCAACAGAATTGCGATCGTCTCGGTATCCACTCAGTCCAAATTCATTTAGGGGACAGCCGTTGTATCCCAGAATTTGTGAATCAGGGCGATCGTGTCTTGCTGGATGCTCCTTGTTCTGGATTAGGCACTTTACACCGTCATGCAGATGCCCGCTGGCGACAAACTCCAGCTTCAGTTGCAGAACTTGTCCAACTGCAAACGGAATTGTTAGAACAGGCTGCAACCTGGGTTAAACCGGGTGGAACCTTAGTTTACGCCACCTGCACCTTAAATCCAGCCGAAAATGAAGATCGGGTGCAAAACTTTCTTAACCATCACCCTGCCTGGAGGCTCATTCCCCCGACATCGGGTTCACTCGCCAGCCAGTTTGCATCGGCTGCGGGTTGGCTGAAAGTATTGCCTCATCATTGGAAGATGGATGGCTTTTTTATGGCTCGGTTAGAAAAGAGTTGTAGGTAG
- the pyk gene encoding pyruvate kinase codes for MKPLKHRTKIVVTIGPASESPEMIRNLLRAGMNVARLNFSHGNYADHAERIQRLRDAAEELDLPLMLLQDLQGPKIRVGDLPPEGMRLNQEDPLILVPMADYTGQPHTVGIDYPYVAEEAAPGTQVLLDDGLLELRVEKIDGHAVQCVVVEGGVLKSHKGVNFPSLNLRLPSMTEKDRRDLDFGIEQGVDLISLSFVRKPEDIQTLKALLQEKGVNIPVLAKLEKPQAIANLEAIVDECDAIMVARGDLGVEMSPEKVPLIQKQIIRLCNQKGIPVITATQMLDSMIHNPRPTRAEASDVANAIMDGTDAVMLSGESAIGEYPVEAVKMLARIATTVEPAVQFVNYPPHRMDDAAAISEALHAIDNTINLQCIVALTETGYTANLASEERPKAAIVAYTPNAQIYRRLSLNWGVRPVLMRFPNGTLEELLPQIEADLIQRQFAAPGDKILVMGGVPMGKAGGTNFLKIHTIASRG; via the coding sequence ATGAAACCATTAAAGCACCGCACCAAAATTGTGGTGACGATCGGTCCAGCCAGCGAGTCTCCGGAGATGATTCGCAACCTGTTGCGGGCGGGAATGAATGTGGCACGGCTGAACTTCTCCCACGGGAATTACGCCGATCATGCCGAACGAATTCAGCGATTGCGGGATGCCGCCGAGGAATTGGATTTGCCGCTGATGTTGTTGCAAGACTTGCAAGGCCCAAAGATTCGTGTCGGTGATTTACCTCCTGAAGGGATGAGGTTGAATCAGGAAGATCCCCTGATTCTGGTTCCAATGGCTGATTACACCGGACAACCTCATACAGTGGGCATCGACTATCCCTATGTGGCTGAGGAAGCGGCACCAGGAACCCAGGTATTGTTAGATGATGGCCTGCTGGAACTGCGGGTTGAGAAGATCGATGGCCATGCGGTTCAATGTGTCGTTGTCGAGGGGGGAGTTCTGAAGAGCCACAAAGGGGTCAACTTCCCATCCCTGAATCTGCGGCTGCCCTCGATGACCGAAAAGGACAGACGGGATCTGGATTTTGGGATTGAACAGGGGGTAGACCTGATTTCCCTCAGTTTCGTTCGCAAACCGGAAGACATTCAAACCCTGAAAGCCTTACTGCAAGAGAAAGGAGTGAACATTCCCGTACTAGCCAAGTTGGAGAAGCCGCAGGCGATCGCCAACCTGGAAGCAATCGTCGATGAGTGCGACGCGATCATGGTGGCACGGGGCGATTTGGGGGTGGAAATGAGTCCGGAGAAGGTGCCCTTGATTCAGAAACAAATCATTCGCCTGTGTAATCAAAAGGGCATTCCAGTGATCACAGCCACCCAGATGCTGGATAGCATGATTCACAATCCCCGTCCCACCCGGGCAGAAGCCAGTGATGTCGCCAATGCAATTATGGATGGCACGGATGCGGTGATGCTGTCGGGTGAGTCGGCGATCGGCGAGTATCCAGTGGAAGCGGTGAAAATGCTGGCCCGCATTGCTACGACAGTCGAGCCAGCCGTTCAGTTTGTCAACTATCCCCCCCATCGCATGGATGATGCTGCCGCTATTAGTGAAGCCCTGCATGCGATCGATAATACAATCAACCTTCAGTGTATTGTTGCCCTGACTGAAACGGGGTACACCGCTAACCTGGCATCGGAGGAACGCCCCAAGGCTGCGATCGTGGCCTACACTCCGAACGCCCAAATTTATCGCCGCTTGAGCCTGAATTGGGGAGTGAGACCAGTATTGATGCGGTTTCCTAACGGAACATTGGAAGAGTTGTTACCCCAAATTGAAGCCGATCTGATCCAACGACAGTTTGCGGCTCCTGGTGACAAGATTCTGGTCATGGGAGGGGTGCCAATGGGTAAAGCGGGTGGCACCAACTTCCTGAAAATTCACACGATCGCCTCCAGGGGGTAA
- a CDS encoding glycogen/starch/alpha-glucan phosphorylase, translating to MVSIVPNNIQIEDDRTGVDVETIKRAFLDNLFYIQAKFPKVATRNDYYMALAYTVRDRLLNRWLNTTKTYLEKAPRMVAYLSAEFLLGPHLGNNLINLGLYNVVQQAMEELGLNLTDLLEQEEEPGLGNGGLGRLAACYIDSLATLEIPAIAYGIRYEYGIFDQDIKDGWQVEITDKWLKYGNPWEVVRPEAELQVKFGGHTEPYTDDYGHYRVRWVPYKVVRGVPYDTPILGFQTNTANTLRLWQAKAPESFDFAAFNKGDYFGAVHEKSECENITKVLYPNDESYQGKQLRLEQQYFFVSCSLQDMIRLMKQQNLALERFHEHFAIQLNDTHPTIGIAELMRLLLDEYGLDWEQAWNITTQTFAYTNHTLLPEALERWPLAMFGSLLPRHLEIIYEINQRFLDEVRIKFPDDDDRLRRMSIIDESGERYVRMAHLACVGSHAINGVAELHSKLLQQTTLHDFYEMYPEKFTNVTNGVTPRRFMVLSNPRLANLITSKIGDGWIKHLDELRKLESFVYDPDFCQAFRQVKRDVKQDLANYIRLHYSIEVDPNSLFDIQAKRIHEYKRQHLNALYIITLYNRIKANPSLDITPRTFLFGGKAAPGYYMAKLIIKLINSIANVVNSDPDIHGRIKVVFLKDYNVKFAQRVYPAADLSEQISTAGKEASGTGNMKFSMNGALTIGTLDGANIEIRDAVGADNFFLFGLTAEQVLAKKAAGYNPWDYYHSNPELKLVIDRLSSGFFSHGDPNLFHPLLDSLLYHDQYMLFADYQSYVECQDRVSQAYRNQDQWTRMSLLNVARMGKFSSDRSIRDYLRLIWKTPAVQVDVPEYVQSNNTLKLTV from the coding sequence ATGGTCAGTATCGTTCCCAATAACATTCAAATCGAAGACGATCGCACTGGGGTGGATGTCGAAACCATCAAGCGAGCCTTTTTAGATAATTTATTCTATATTCAGGCTAAATTCCCTAAAGTGGCTACCCGCAATGATTACTACATGGCACTGGCCTATACGGTGCGCGATCGGCTGCTGAATCGCTGGCTGAACACCACCAAAACCTATCTGGAAAAAGCACCCCGGATGGTGGCCTATCTGTCTGCCGAGTTTTTGTTAGGGCCGCATCTGGGCAATAACTTAATCAACCTCGGTCTGTACAACGTGGTGCAGCAGGCGATGGAGGAATTGGGACTGAACCTCACCGATCTGCTGGAGCAAGAGGAAGAGCCTGGATTGGGGAATGGTGGTCTGGGCCGCCTGGCCGCCTGCTATATTGACTCGCTCGCCACCCTGGAAATTCCAGCGATCGCCTATGGCATTCGTTATGAGTATGGCATCTTTGACCAGGATATTAAGGACGGCTGGCAGGTCGAAATTACAGACAAATGGTTAAAGTATGGCAATCCCTGGGAAGTCGTTCGCCCAGAGGCAGAGCTACAGGTAAAGTTTGGCGGGCATACAGAACCTTACACTGATGACTATGGCCACTACCGGGTGCGCTGGGTGCCCTACAAGGTCGTCAGAGGAGTTCCCTACGACACCCCCATCCTGGGTTTCCAAACCAATACGGCCAATACACTCCGCTTATGGCAGGCAAAAGCCCCAGAATCCTTTGACTTTGCGGCTTTCAACAAAGGCGATTACTTTGGAGCCGTGCATGAAAAAAGCGAGTGTGAAAATATCACCAAAGTACTTTACCCGAATGACGAATCCTATCAGGGTAAGCAACTGCGCTTAGAACAGCAGTACTTCTTTGTCTCCTGCTCCTTACAGGACATGATTCGCCTGATGAAGCAGCAGAATCTGGCGCTGGAACGCTTCCATGAGCACTTCGCGATTCAGCTCAACGATACCCATCCGACGATCGGGATCGCTGAACTGATGCGGCTCCTGTTGGATGAGTATGGGCTTGACTGGGAGCAAGCCTGGAATATCACGACCCAGACTTTCGCTTATACCAATCACACGTTACTGCCGGAAGCTCTGGAACGCTGGCCACTGGCGATGTTTGGCAGCCTGTTACCCCGTCATCTGGAAATTATTTACGAAATCAATCAACGTTTCCTGGATGAAGTCCGAATTAAATTCCCAGATGATGACGATCGCCTGCGTCGGATGTCGATCATTGACGAAAGTGGCGAACGCTATGTGCGGATGGCGCATCTGGCCTGTGTGGGCAGCCATGCGATTAATGGGGTGGCTGAACTGCACAGTAAATTGTTGCAGCAAACGACGCTGCATGATTTCTATGAGATGTATCCAGAGAAGTTCACCAATGTCACCAACGGTGTCACTCCCCGTCGCTTTATGGTGTTGAGTAATCCCCGACTGGCAAACCTGATTACCAGCAAAATTGGCGATGGCTGGATCAAGCACCTGGACGAACTGCGGAAGCTGGAAAGCTTTGTCTACGACCCAGACTTCTGTCAGGCGTTCCGCCAAGTGAAGCGAGATGTAAAACAAGATCTGGCCAATTACATCCGGTTACACTACAGTATTGAAGTCGATCCCAACTCCCTGTTTGATATTCAGGCGAAACGTATTCACGAATACAAACGCCAACACCTGAATGCTCTGTATATCATCACCCTGTATAACCGCATCAAAGCGAATCCCAGTCTGGACATCACACCCCGCACTTTCCTGTTTGGTGGCAAGGCGGCTCCCGGTTACTACATGGCGAAACTGATTATCAAATTGATCAACTCTATTGCCAATGTAGTAAACAGTGACCCAGACATACATGGTCGCATCAAGGTAGTTTTCCTGAAGGACTACAACGTCAAGTTTGCTCAACGGGTGTATCCGGCTGCTGACCTTTCGGAGCAAATTTCTACTGCTGGCAAGGAAGCCTCTGGAACGGGCAATATGAAGTTCTCGATGAATGGTGCCCTGACGATCGGCACGCTCGACGGAGCCAATATCGAAATTCGGGATGCGGTGGGAGCCGATAACTTTTTCCTATTTGGCCTGACCGCGGAACAAGTTCTGGCGAAGAAAGCGGCAGGCTACAATCCCTGGGATTACTACCACAGCAACCCGGAACTGAAGCTGGTCATCGATCGCCTCTCTTCTGGCTTCTTCTCTCACGGCGATCCCAACCTGTTCCATCCCCTGCTCGACTCGCTGCTTTACCACGATCAGTACATGCTGTTTGCTGATTACCAGTCCTACGTGGAATGTCAGGATCGGGTGAGTCAGGCATACCGCAACCAGGATCAGTGGACTCGTATGTCGCTTCTGAACGTGGCCCGCATGGGTAAATTCTCTAGCGATCGCTCCATCCGGGATTATCTGCGGCTCATCTGGAAAACCCCTGCGGTTCAGGTGGACGTACCCGAATATGTCCAATCCAACAACACTCTTAAGCTCACTGTCTAG